The Streptomyces hundungensis genome contains the following window.
TGGTCCAGGAGCTCCCCGCGATCGAGGGCCTGGCCCGCGTCGACGTGGTGTGCCTCGACAAGACGGGCACGCTCACCGAGGGCGGCATGGACGTCACCGAGCTGCGCCCCCTCAACGGCGCGGACGAGGCGTACGTACGCACCGTCCTCGGCGCGCTCGGCGAGTCCGACCCCCGGCCCAACGCCTCCCTCCAGGCGATCATCGACGCCTACCCGGACAGCGAGGCGTGGCGCTGTACCGAGTCGCTGCCGTTCTCCTCGGCCCGCAAGTACAGCGGCGCCGCGTTCAGCGAGGGCGACGGCGAGAACAGCACCTGGCTGCTCGGCGCGCCGGACGTGCTGCTCAAGGCCGGTGACCCGGCGCTCTCCGAGATCGACGCCCTCAACGAACAGGGCCTGCGCGTGCTGCTGCTCGCCCGCTCCTCGCGCGAACTCGACGACCCCGCCATCGCCTCCGACGCCGAGCCCACCGCCCTGGTCGTCCTCGAACAGCGGCTGCGGCCCGACGCCTCCGACACCCTGCGCTACTTCGACGAGCAGAACGTCCGGGCCAAGGTGATCTCCGGCGACAACGCGGTCTCGGTCGGCGCGGTCGCCGGAAAGCTCGGTCTGCCCGGCGCGGCCGACACCGTCGACGCCCGCCAACTCCCCGCCGAACAGGGCGAGATGGCCGACGTCCTCGACTCCAACTCGGTCTTCGGCCGGGTCACCCCCCAGCAGAAGCGCGACATGGTGGCCGCGCTCCAGTCACGCGGCCACACGGTGGCGATGACCGGCGACGGTGTGAACGACGTGCTCGCCCTCAAGGACGCCGACATCGGCGTGAGCATGGGCTCGGGCTCGGAGGCCACGCGTGCGGTCGCCCAGATCGTGCTCCTGAACAACAGCTTCTCGACGCTGCCGTCGGTGGTGGCGGAGGGGCGCCGCGTGATCGGCAACATCACGCGGGTGGCCACGCTCTTCCTCACCAAGACGGTGTACTCGGTGCTGCTCGCCGTCCTGGTGGTCTGCTTCCAGGTCGAATACCCCTTCCTGCCACGGCACTTGACGCTGCTTTCCACCTTCACCATCGGCATCCCGGCGTTCTTCCTCGCCCTCGCCCCCAACAAGGAGCGCGCCAAACCGCACTTCGTGCGGCGGGTGATGCGGTACGCGATTCCCAGCGGGGTCATCGCGGCGGTGGCCACGTTCGTGACGTACATGATCGCGCGGGCGTACTACACCGGCTCGGGCGCGCTCGACGCGGAGACCAGCGCCACCACGCTGACCCTGTTCCTGGTCTCCATGTGGGTCCTGGCCATCATCGCCCGCCCCTACACGTGGTGGCGGATCGCCCTGGTCGTCTCCATGGCCGTGGCGTTCCTCCTCGTCCTTGCGGTGCCGTGGCTCCAGCACTTCTTCGCGTTGAAGCTGGTGGGGGTGGTGTTGCCGTGGACGGCGGTGGGGGTCGCTGTGGTGGCCTCGGCGGTGCTCGAGCTGACCTGGCGCCACGTAACCCACCGCTGGCCGGACTAGCCCTGGGCACCTTCGCCCACCCACCCACCCGTACAGCGGGTTGGTTGGTTCCGGCCTCCTGGGGCTCCGCCCCAGACCCCGTTCGCGCCTTAAGGGCGCTCGTCCTCAATCGCCGGACGGGCTGAGGTGCTGGCCAGCACCAAGTAGCTAGGGGCGCGGGGAACTGCGCGAGAAGCGGGCACGGTCCGCAGGGCTGTGATGTCCCCCGGAGGGTCTAGGGAAGGGGCGGGGAGGGGCCAAAAAGGGGTCTGGGGCAGAGCCCCAGCGCACCCCCCGGTCGAGCCACGCGGGAGGCCGGGCCAACCCGGGTCGGGGCGGAGCCCCGGCGGCTCCCCCCGGTCGGCCGAGCGAGAGGCCGGGCCGACCGGGGTGTGGGGCGGAGCCCCCGCAAAGACACCCCGGGGTCAGTCGAACCAGCGGTCTCGCGAGAGTTCGGCCGTGCGGGACGGGTCCTCCAGGAGCGCCGCCACTTCGAACCGTCGAGGCCACTGCCCGGCCGCCCAGGCCAACCCCGCCGCAACCCCCTCAAGCGTCGCCGCATGCACCACCCCGTCACCCCCCGCCCGACGCCAGTCGAGCTCCACCCCGCCCGCCACCAGCGACTCGTGCTCGACATAGCTCGCCGGCGCGAGCGGCCCGAGCAGGACCCGTACCGCCTCGGGCACCTCCCGCTCGACCCCGAAGGACGTCACCTCGCCCGACGCCGCCTCGCTGAGCCGCCCCACCTGGAGGAGCTCCGCGAGTTCGGCGGCGCGCGCCGGGGCGACGGGCAGCAGGGCCAGCCCGGAGGCGAGGGGCAGCAGGTCGGGGGCGTCCGCCACGACCGCGTCGGAGGCGTCGACCACCCGGACCTCGCCGTCGACGACCGCCCGCAGTTCGTCGGGCAGGGTGACCTGCTCGGGGTCGAGCTCCGCCAACGCCGTGTACAGGGCGTGGAGTTGGGACGCCGAGACCGATCGGTCGGGGTCGGCGAGGCGGCCGAGGAGTTCCGCCGCGCCGCCCGGCTCGTCCAGGAGCGCGGCCACCGAGGTGCGCACCCCCAGCGCCCGCAGGACCTGCGCGTCATCGAAGCCGGTCGCGTCCACGGGCTCGTAAAGACCGGACAGGAGGGGGTCGGAGCCGGCCGCGCGCAGCCCGGCGGGGCGCCGGCCGTCCAGGACCGGATGGTCGCGCAGCCACCAGGCGGTGTAGGGGCGTACGGACTCGGTGGTGCCGTCGGGCAGCAGGACCCGCACCGGCTGGACCAGGGCGTCCCGCAGCGGCGGCCGGGCGAGCAGGGCGAGGGCCTGTGGCCAGGCGTCGTCGTCGACCAGGTCGAGGTCGCGGACGGCGACGATCTCGGTGGCCACCGGCGGGACCGGCGTCTCGGGCAGCCGGTCCAGGACGTCCTCGCACCACACGTCCACCGCGTCGAGCAGCCCCGCGTCGTCGGGCTCGGCGAAGTCGCCCTCGCGCGGCTCCAGTTCGTCCGGGTCCAGGACGACATCGGCGGCCCGTACGAGGGCGAACGTGGCGAGCACCCCGCATGCGGTGAGCGGCTGCTCGCCCCAGCGATCGGCCAACTCCCGGTCCACTTCGGCGAGTTCACCCTCGCGGACGACGGCGGCGAGGGGGGATCCGGGCAGCAGGAGCTCGCCTGCGGGGGCGAGTTCGCCGTCCTCGTCGGGCAGGGCGAGCGCGCCGAGCCAGGGCTCGTCACCGGGCGCGAGATTGGCCTCGCGCACCAACGCCAGTACGGTGTCGGCGAGTTCGTCGGCGTCGAGCGCGTCCTCGTCCCAGATCTCCCCGCTGTCCAGCGAGGCGGCGACGGCGGCCCGCACCTGAGGGGTCGTCAGAACGGCGCGCGGGGTGGCGGGCAGCGCGCCGAGCTTTTCCAGCAGCGGATGCGCGGCGTCGGGGTGGGCGACCTTCAGGCCCAGGCGTCCCAGGTCGGACGGGGTGTCGGCGAGCGGCAGCAGGATCTGCCGGGGGCCGGTGGCGGTGCGGCCGCCGACCAGCGGCACGGGGAGCCCGGAGAGCCGGTCGGGGTCCACTCCGGCGAGCGTGTCGTAGAGGCGGTACCACCACTCGGGGGGCCGCTCGGCGCCCGCGATCCGCTCGACGGCGTCGCCGAGCGAGAGCCGTCCCACCTCCAACGCCCGCAATTCGGGGCGGCGTTCGAGACCTGCGGGCAGCAGCGTGGGCAGCACTTCGGCGAGCACGCGCACCGTGTCGGCGCCGGCGCCCTCGACGACCTCCGCCTCGAAGGGGCGCAGCGCGGGGAGTTCCTCGGTGGGCGCGGCGGGCGCCAGGAACGCGACACGGGGCAGCCGCTCCAGGATCGCCGCGCGCAGAGCGCCGTCCAGCTCGCCCCGCCCCAGCGGGCCGGGCACCAGGTCGACGGTGCCGGTCGTCACCGGGCGCCAGGCGGCGAGGAGTTCGGCGTAGGCGTCGGCGGCGCGATCCACCAGGAAGTCGGTGAGCGGGCCGGGCGCCGGGTGGCGGCGGGCGGTGTCGAGCGGGAACGAGGCGATGAGCAGCGCGGGGACGCCGAGCGGCTCGTCGGTGGGGGTGGGCGCGTGCACCACGGCGGCGGTACGGGGCCGCTCGGGCGCGCCGTCCTCGTCCACCGGGACGGCCCAGGTGAGGGTCCAGTGCGGGCGCAGCCGCTCCTCCACGGGGCGGTCGGCGAGCAGCTCCTTGCCGAGCGGGCCGTGCCGGCTGACGGTCCGCCAGCGGTGGATCGTCTCGTCGCGACTGTCGTCGATGTGGACGTACGCGTCGTGCACCGAACGTTTCAACACCCGTGTGGCGTCCGGGGTTTCGACGACGATCTCGGTGAGGCCGGGCAGCGTGAGGAGCAGGGCGTCGTCGATGCCGTCGAGGAGACGGCGTACGAGGTCCTCGGCGGCGGCGTCGCGCAGCGGCAGCACCACGACGGTGTCATAGCCCTCGGGGGCGGCGCCCTCGGCGGGCAGCGGCAGCCTCAGCAGCGGTACGTGTCCGTCGCGGCGGCGCAGCTCGTCGCCGAGTCCGGGGCTGGCGAGGGCGGTCTGCGCGGCCAGTTCGCGGGCCTCGGCGAGCGACCAGCGCACACCGCCGGTGCGGCCCACCACGGCGGGCTCGTCGCTGACGGCGAGCACCGCGGCGAACCCGACGCCGAACCGGCCGACGGCGACTTCGGTGTCAGCGCGCTTGGCGCTGGCGCGCAGGGTCGAGAGCGACTCGACGCCCACGGCGTCCAGGGGGGCGCCGGTGTTGGCGGCGGCCAGTACGGCGGGGCCGTCGGGGCCGCCCGGGTGCAGGGTGAGCCGGAGGCGGCCCTCGGTGCCGGTGCGGGCGGCGGCGTCGGCGGCGTTCTGGGCGAGTTCCACGACGAGGCGGTCACGGTAGCCGCCGAGCGCGAGGTCCTCCTCGGCGTTGGCGTCCTCGCGGAATCTGGCGGGGCCCGCGCCCCAGGCGTTCAGGACGCCTCGCCGTAGCCGCGCCGTCCCGAAGGGGTCGGCCCCTTCGGCCGCCATCGCCTTGACGATCACGCCGTACTCCGCTCTGTCCTGCCCCGCGTGCCGGGACCGCGGCCCGAAGGTACCGCGCGTCGGGGGGTGGCCTTGAATTCCCCCCACCCCGCCCCTTCCCGAAACCCTCCGGGCGACGCGCCACCCCCGCGAACCAAGCCCGCGTCTCGCGCAGTTCCTCGCGCCCCTGAAAACCCGCTTGAAAACCCGCTTTCGTCTGCCGACCGTGCGTGGCTGGTCGCGCAGTTCCCCGCGCCCCTAAACCCGCTCTCGGCGTGCGGACCGTGCCCGCGTCTCGCGCAGTTCCCCGCGCCCCTTAAGTGCTCGGTGCGGGCCCGCATCGGCCACCTCAGCCCGTCCGGCGATTGAGGACGAGCGCCCTTAAGGCGCGAACGGGGTCTGGGGCGGAGCCCCAGGAGAGGGGCGGCGGGGTTAGGAGTGGCCCAGGTCTTCCGTGGCGTCCGCCACATCCGGCACGGACCCACCCCGATCCGGCCGGAACCGGAACGGATCCGCCCCCACCGTGTCCAGCACCGGCGAAGCCGGCCGCGGCGGCGTAGGCATGACGGCCGCCTCCGAGTGCCCCCCACAGCCGTAGTCGAACGCCACGACACGCCCGTCCGCAGGACCGAATTCATTGGCGCAGATGCCGAACGCCTGGGAGAGCGATCCCGCGATCGGCACGAGGAAGGCACAGGAGACGCAGGAGGCCGGCGCCGCCTGAGCCATCGCGGTCTTGCCGCCGAAGGACTCCTCCCACCGGTCGGCCGCCGCGTGCAGCCCGTACCGCGAAAGGACCCGCGCCCGGCGCATGCCGAGTTCGTCGGCGACGGACGCGACGGAGCCGCGCGCGCTGCCCGCAGGGGCCTCGCGCTCGGACAGCTCGGCGTCCTCCGCCTCGATCCGCTCGGCCAGCTCCTGCGAGAGCACCGAGTTGGGCGGCGGCGCGTCCTCGCCGGTGTAGCCGGGTTCCAGGCGCGGGTCGTCGGCCTCGGTGGGCAGCAGGTCGCCGGGTCCCATGTCGCCGGGCCGCAGCCGCTCGCTCCACGGCACCCACTCGGGGGCCTGGAGGGCGTCGGGGCCGGGCAGCAGGACCGTCTCGTCGAGGGTGACCAGCTTGGCGCGCGAGGCGCGCGCCACCGTCACCGCCCAGCGCCAGCCCCGGTAGCCGGGTTCCTTGCACTCGAAGAAGTGCGTGACGACCCGGTCGCCCTCCGGCACGAGGGTCACATGCTCGCCGACCACACCCGGCGCGGCGGCTTCCTCCGCCGCCTCGCGGGCTAGGTCGACCGCCTCGGCGCACAGGCGGTCAGGGGTACGGCTTCGCGTCGTCGCAGCACTCACAGGTCTCGCTTCTCTCCTACGCCGTCTCACGGGTACGCCGGGGAGTCGACTGCGAACGGGCGGCGGGCGGAGCGGACCAGGGGGCCGCGTCAACGTCCGCGCCCGGGCGATCAACTGCCCAGCGACTGTCCAGTTCACTGACCAAGGGGGTCCCCCCTGCTCCGTATGAGCGTGGAGGCGCACCTTCTACGATCCATTCTGCGGGATCGCGGAGAGGCGCGCGGCCTTGGGCAGCCGCGGGCGGCGCGCCTGTCACGCTACCCCCTTCGTGGCCCCCGGCCCACCTGCGCGTCCGAATCCTGGTTCGGGTCGGACGGGGTTGGGGCACTATGGCGGGGTGGCAACCGCAAGGTCGTCAGGTTCTTCGGACGAGTCCGGCCGCCTGCGCAGGGCAGGCCGGACGGTCGGTCGCGCCCTGCATCTGCCGTTCACGGGGACGGCGCGTTCGATCAGAAAAGCCACCCATGCGCACGGCGCGGGTGAGTCGGGGCTCGGCAAACTGATCGAGCTGCACGCTGTGAACGGCGCCGGCGACGTCATGATCACCGTGGCGCTCGCGTCGACCGTGTTCTTCTCCGTGCCGACCGATCAGGCCCGCGGCCGCGTCGCGCTCTATCTGGCGATCACGATGGCCCCCTTCACTCTCCTGGCGCCGGTGATCGGCCCGCTGCTCGACCGGATGCCGCACGGCCGCCGCGCCGCGATGGCCGGTGCGATGGTGGCCCGCGCGCTGCTCGCGCTGACCATGTCCGGCGCGGTCGCCACCGGCGGCCTTGAGCTGTACCCGGCGGCACTGGGCGTCCTGGTGGCCTCGAAGGCGTACGGCGTGGTCAGAAGCGCCGTCGTGCCGCGGCTGCTGCCACCGCGCTTCTCGCTGGTGAAGGCGAATTCGCGGGTCACCCTGGCCGGCCTGCTCGCCACGGGGGCCGCCGCCCCGATCGGCGCGGGGCTCTCCCGCATCGGGCCCGAATGGCCGCTCTACGGGGCGTTCTGTGTCTTCGTTGCGGGCATGTTCCTGGCCTTCTCGCTCGACCCGAAGGTCGACTCGGCGAAGGGCGAGACCAAGGCGCGGCTCTCCGACCGGGGTGAGCCGAAGCCCAGTCTGCGTACGGTCGGGGTGTCCGTGCAGAACGGTCTGTACGCCAATGCCGCGCTGCGCGCGCTCTCCGGGTTCCTGATCTTCTTCCTGGCGTTCCTGCTGCGCGAGCACCCCCTGTCCGGGCAGAGCGCGGCCGTCTCGCTCGGCATCGTGGGCGTCTCGGCGGGCGTCGGCAACGCGCTGGGCACGGCGGTCGGCTCGCTGCTGCGGGCGCGCGGGCCCGAGGTGCTGATCGTGACGATGCTGACGATCGCGCTCGGCGTCGCGGCCCTGTCCGCCGCGTTCTTCAGCGGGGTGATGGTGGCGGTGCTGGGCGCGACCGCCGGACTCACCCAGGCCCTGGCCAAGCTGTCCCTGGACGCGATGATCCAGCGCGACGTACCGGAGGAGGTCCGTACGTCCGCGTTCGCCCGGTCGGAGACCCTGCTCCAGGTGGCGTGGGTGCTCGGCGGCGCGATCGGCATCGCGCTGCCGCTCAACGGCGCCCTCGGCATGTCGGTGGCCGCGTCCCTGCTCGCGCTCGGCGCGGCCGTCTCGGTACGGGGCCTGCTCGGTGCGGCCCGCCGGGGTTCCCCCCGGCCGCGCGTCGCCTGAGCCGCGGCCGGAGGGGCGCGCCACACAGGCACGGGCGTCGCCCGGGCCCGGGTCCTGCGGGGCGCGCCACACCGGCACGCCGCACCCCCGCGCGGCGTGGCTCGGGACGACCGATAGCCTTCGCTTCATGACCGTTGCGTTCATTTCCGGTAGGACCCGCCGGGCCGGCTTCGCACTCGCCGCCGCCTCCGCAGGACTCCTCGTCCTCTCCGCCTGCGACAAGCCGACGCCTCTCGCGACCGTGACGGTCGGCACGAACTCCGTCAACGCCGAGGCGTCCTGTCGCGGCGAGAACGGCAAGGCGCTCGCCGACGACAAGCTGACCGGCTGCCTCAGCGGCGTCAAGGACGCCAAGTCCATCGACTACGCGCCCGGCTCGACGCTGCGTCTCGGCGTCGACCCCGACGTC
Protein-coding sequences here:
- a CDS encoding DUF2771 domain-containing protein — translated: MTVAFISGRTRRAGFALAAASAGLLVLSACDKPTPLATVTVGTNSVNAEASCRGENGKALADDKLTGCLSGVKDAKSIDYAPGSTLRLGVDPDVVEDGHKWIALLDGSPITEASAQTYRSFPGADVFSTGGQGAAPKEKKVSIVQVNKDSKPVSVWSFTLKRTS
- a CDS encoding sacsin N-terminal ATP-binding-like domain-containing protein; the encoded protein is MAAEGADPFGTARLRRGVLNAWGAGPARFREDANAEEDLALGGYRDRLVVELAQNAADAAARTGTEGRLRLTLHPGGPDGPAVLAAANTGAPLDAVGVESLSTLRASAKRADTEVAVGRFGVGFAAVLAVSDEPAVVGRTGGVRWSLAEARELAAQTALASPGLGDELRRRDGHVPLLRLPLPAEGAAPEGYDTVVVLPLRDAAAEDLVRRLLDGIDDALLLTLPGLTEIVVETPDATRVLKRSVHDAYVHIDDSRDETIHRWRTVSRHGPLGKELLADRPVEERLRPHWTLTWAVPVDEDGAPERPRTAAVVHAPTPTDEPLGVPALLIASFPLDTARRHPAPGPLTDFLVDRAADAYAELLAAWRPVTTGTVDLVPGPLGRGELDGALRAAILERLPRVAFLAPAAPTEELPALRPFEAEVVEGAGADTVRVLAEVLPTLLPAGLERRPELRALEVGRLSLGDAVERIAGAERPPEWWYRLYDTLAGVDPDRLSGLPVPLVGGRTATGPRQILLPLADTPSDLGRLGLKVAHPDAAHPLLEKLGALPATPRAVLTTPQVRAAVAASLDSGEIWDEDALDADELADTVLALVREANLAPGDEPWLGALALPDEDGELAPAGELLLPGSPLAAVVREGELAEVDRELADRWGEQPLTACGVLATFALVRAADVVLDPDELEPREGDFAEPDDAGLLDAVDVWCEDVLDRLPETPVPPVATEIVAVRDLDLVDDDAWPQALALLARPPLRDALVQPVRVLLPDGTTESVRPYTAWWLRDHPVLDGRRPAGLRAAGSDPLLSGLYEPVDATGFDDAQVLRALGVRTSVAALLDEPGGAAELLGRLADPDRSVSASQLHALYTALAELDPEQVTLPDELRAVVDGEVRVVDASDAVVADAPDLLPLASGLALLPVAPARAAELAELLQVGRLSEAASGEVTSFGVEREVPEAVRVLLGPLAPASYVEHESLVAGGVELDWRRAGGDGVVHAATLEGVAAGLAWAAGQWPRRFEVAALLEDPSRTAELSRDRWFD
- a CDS encoding cation-translocating P-type ATPase, with the translated sequence MTQRANIDAGAELDPVHPMSPPEPARRAGGLTAAEVAERVARGEVNDVPVRSSRSTAEIVRGNVFTRFNAIIGVLWAIMLVVAPIQDSLFGFVIIANTGIGIIQEMRAKKTLDGLAVIGEAKPTVRRDGRAVEISTSEIVLGDVIELGPGDKVVVDGEAVEADGLEVDESLLTGEADPVLKKPGDTMMSGAFVVAGGGAFTATKVGREAYAAQLAEEASRFTLVHSELRSGISTILKYVTWMMIPTALGLVLSQLVVKDNDVKDSIARTVGGIVPMIPEGLVLLTSVAFAIGVIRLGRKQCLVQELPAIEGLARVDVVCLDKTGTLTEGGMDVTELRPLNGADEAYVRTVLGALGESDPRPNASLQAIIDAYPDSEAWRCTESLPFSSARKYSGAAFSEGDGENSTWLLGAPDVLLKAGDPALSEIDALNEQGLRVLLLARSSRELDDPAIASDAEPTALVVLEQRLRPDASDTLRYFDEQNVRAKVISGDNAVSVGAVAGKLGLPGAADTVDARQLPAEQGEMADVLDSNSVFGRVTPQQKRDMVAALQSRGHTVAMTGDGVNDVLALKDADIGVSMGSGSEATRAVAQIVLLNNSFSTLPSVVAEGRRVIGNITRVATLFLTKTVYSVLLAVLVVCFQVEYPFLPRHLTLLSTFTIGIPAFFLALAPNKERAKPHFVRRVMRYAIPSGVIAAVATFVTYMIARAYYTGSGALDAETSATTLTLFLVSMWVLAIIARPYTWWRIALVVSMAVAFLLVLAVPWLQHFFALKLVGVVLPWTAVGVAVVASAVLELTWRHVTHRWPD
- a CDS encoding DUF3027 domain-containing protein, yielding MSAATTRSRTPDRLCAEAVDLAREAAEEAAAPGVVGEHVTLVPEGDRVVTHFFECKEPGYRGWRWAVTVARASRAKLVTLDETVLLPGPDALQAPEWVPWSERLRPGDMGPGDLLPTEADDPRLEPGYTGEDAPPPNSVLSQELAERIEAEDAELSEREAPAGSARGSVASVADELGMRRARVLSRYGLHAAADRWEESFGGKTAMAQAAPASCVSCAFLVPIAGSLSQAFGICANEFGPADGRVVAFDYGCGGHSEAAVMPTPPRPASPVLDTVGADPFRFRPDRGGSVPDVADATEDLGHS
- a CDS encoding MFS transporter encodes the protein MATARSSGSSDESGRLRRAGRTVGRALHLPFTGTARSIRKATHAHGAGESGLGKLIELHAVNGAGDVMITVALASTVFFSVPTDQARGRVALYLAITMAPFTLLAPVIGPLLDRMPHGRRAAMAGAMVARALLALTMSGAVATGGLELYPAALGVLVASKAYGVVRSAVVPRLLPPRFSLVKANSRVTLAGLLATGAAAPIGAGLSRIGPEWPLYGAFCVFVAGMFLAFSLDPKVDSAKGETKARLSDRGEPKPSLRTVGVSVQNGLYANAALRALSGFLIFFLAFLLREHPLSGQSAAVSLGIVGVSAGVGNALGTAVGSLLRARGPEVLIVTMLTIALGVAALSAAFFSGVMVAVLGATAGLTQALAKLSLDAMIQRDVPEEVRTSAFARSETLLQVAWVLGGAIGIALPLNGALGMSVAASLLALGAAVSVRGLLGAARRGSPRPRVA